The Carassius auratus strain Wakin linkage group LG30F, ASM336829v1, whole genome shotgun sequence genome contains a region encoding:
- the LOC113068068 gene encoding transmembrane protein 250-like yields MPVIPIPRRVRSFHGPHTTCMHSACGPARTAQLVRSKYNNFDLYLKSRWMYSFIRFLLYFGCSLLTSLLWVALSALFCLQYVSVRIFLRLQYKLSVILLLLGHRRLDFGILNDLFIYSMHVTMFLIGGLGWCFMVFVDM; encoded by the coding sequence ATGCCTGTCATTCCCATTCCACGGAGGGTCCGCTCCTTCCATGGCCCTCACACTACCTGCATGCACTCCGCCTGTGGCCCGGCGCGCACCGCCCAGCTCGTACGCAGCAAATACAACAACTTTGACCTGTACCTGAAGTCTCGGTGGATGTATAGTTTCATCCGGTTCCTTCTCTATTTTGGCTGCAGTCTTTTAACCTCCCTCCTCTGGGTGGCACTATCTGCACTCTTCTGCCTGCAGTACGTCAGCGTGCGAATTTTCCTTCGCCTTCAATACAAGCTGTCCGTCATCCTACTGCTGCTGGGTCACCGCCGGCTGGACTTTGGCATCCTCAATGATCTGTTTATATACAGCATGCATGTTACCATGTTTCTGATCGGAGGCCTGGGATGGTGTTTCATGGTTTTTGTTGATATGTGA